A genomic region of Streptomyces sp. NBC_00162 contains the following coding sequences:
- a CDS encoding thioesterase II family protein, whose protein sequence is MAREQDVRLVCFAHAGAGTSAFHRWSDLLGPGVTPEPQLLPGRDGRRREARVTTREALLDDLRDLFKEQPPGPYVLYGHSLGGLIAYTLTRALDDAGLPLPELLVIGAVPPPDVFAGAAFAADAPDDELMRILESFDGVPAGIDPGVWHRFVFPVLRDDLRLAASLRAAALDPVAGGPVPVPLLAVAGSEDPVGPPDVLRGWSEWTTGRFESRTVPGGHFFVRDGELPRLLGQVCRTVGRSGR, encoded by the coding sequence ATGGCACGGGAACAGGACGTGCGGCTGGTGTGCTTCGCGCACGCGGGAGCCGGGACCTCGGCCTTCCACCGCTGGAGCGATCTGCTCGGCCCCGGAGTGACCCCAGAGCCCCAGCTGCTGCCGGGCCGTGACGGGCGGCGCCGCGAGGCGCGGGTGACCACCCGCGAGGCGCTCCTCGACGACCTGCGCGACCTGTTCAAGGAGCAGCCGCCCGGACCGTACGTCCTGTACGGGCACAGCCTCGGCGGGCTGATCGCCTACACGCTCACCCGCGCGCTGGACGACGCCGGACTGCCGCTGCCCGAGCTGCTGGTGATAGGCGCCGTGCCGCCGCCCGACGTGTTCGCGGGGGCGGCCTTCGCCGCCGACGCCCCCGACGACGAACTGATGCGCATCCTCGAGAGCTTCGACGGCGTGCCCGCCGGAATCGATCCCGGCGTGTGGCACCGCTTCGTCTTCCCCGTGCTCCGCGACGACCTGCGGCTGGCCGCCTCGCTGCGCGCCGCCGCCCTCGACCCGGTCGCCGGCGGTCCGGTGCCCGTCCCGTTGCTGGCCGTCGCCGGCAGCGAGGACCCGGTGGGACCCCCCGACGTGCTCCGGGGCTGGAGCGAGTGGACGACCGGGCGCTTCGAGTCCCGCACGGTGCCCGGCGGACACTTCTTCGTCCGCGACGGCGAACTGCCGAGACTCCTCGGGCAGGTCTGCCGGACGGTGGGGCGGTCCGGGCGTTGA
- a CDS encoding beta-ketoacyl-[acyl-carrier-protein] synthase family protein: protein MKRVVITGIGVVAPGGGGTKGFWSMLTSGRSATRAVTSFDARPLRSRVAAEIDFDPREHGLSAGQAMDLARVTQFALAGAREALADSGAAPTLDPLRTGVALGSALGCAAELSLEYAVASHVGARWLVDHTRAVPHLYDYFVPGSLAAEVARDAGAQGPVSFVAGGCTAGLDSLGHGAELIREGSADVVLAGAAEAPISPAVMACCDIVRITSRRNAEPSSAARPFDRTRDGFVLGEGAGVLVLEERERARRRGARIYAELSGYASRAAAQHMTGLSPDGTELAAAIGAALEEARLDASAVEYVSAHGSGTRQSDRHETAAIKRALGRHARNVPVSAIASMTGYPLGAVGAFQAAAGALAIEYGTVPPTAHLRVPDPECDLDFVPGTARHQHTSAVLALGSGFGGFQSALVLTRPETD, encoded by the coding sequence TTGAAACGCGTGGTCATCACCGGTATCGGGGTGGTCGCCCCGGGCGGTGGCGGCACCAAGGGCTTCTGGTCGATGCTGACCTCCGGGCGCTCCGCCACCCGCGCGGTCACCTCCTTCGACGCCCGGCCGCTGCGCTCGCGCGTCGCCGCCGAGATCGACTTCGACCCCCGGGAGCACGGGCTGAGCGCCGGGCAGGCCATGGACCTCGCCCGCGTGACGCAGTTCGCGCTGGCCGGGGCCCGCGAGGCGCTCGCCGACAGCGGGGCGGCTCCGACGCTCGACCCGCTGCGCACCGGGGTCGCCCTGGGCAGCGCGCTCGGCTGCGCCGCCGAGCTGAGCCTGGAGTACGCCGTGGCCAGCCACGTCGGCGCCCGCTGGCTGGTCGACCACACCCGGGCGGTGCCCCACCTGTACGACTACTTCGTACCCGGCTCGCTGGCCGCCGAAGTGGCCCGGGACGCGGGGGCGCAGGGCCCCGTCTCGTTCGTCGCCGGAGGCTGTACGGCCGGCCTGGACTCGCTCGGCCACGGAGCCGAGCTGATCCGCGAGGGCAGCGCGGACGTCGTGCTCGCCGGGGCCGCCGAGGCCCCGATCTCCCCGGCCGTCATGGCCTGTTGCGACATCGTCCGGATCACCTCGCGGCGCAACGCGGAGCCTTCGAGCGCCGCGCGGCCCTTCGACCGGACCCGTGACGGGTTCGTGCTCGGCGAGGGCGCGGGCGTCCTGGTCCTGGAGGAGCGGGAGCGGGCCCGCCGCCGCGGCGCCCGCATCTACGCGGAGCTCTCCGGCTACGCGAGCCGGGCAGCCGCCCAGCACATGACGGGGCTCAGCCCGGACGGCACGGAGCTGGCCGCGGCCATCGGTGCCGCGCTGGAGGAGGCCCGCCTGGACGCGTCCGCCGTCGAGTACGTCAGCGCGCACGGCTCGGGCACCCGGCAGAGCGACCGGCACGAGACCGCGGCCATCAAGCGCGCGCTCGGCCGGCACGCCCGCAACGTGCCCGTCAGCGCGATCGCCTCGATGACCGGATATCCCCTCGGCGCGGTCGGTGCCTTCCAGGCCGCCGCCGGGGCCCTGGCGATCGAGTACGGAACGGTGCCGCCCACCGCACACCTGCGGGTGCCCGACCCGGAGTGCGATCTCGATTTCGTCCCCGGGACCGCCCGTCACCAGCACACGAGCGCGGTGCTGGCCCTAGGCAGCGGATTCGGCGGGTTCCAGAGCGCGCTCGTGCTGACCCGGCCGGAGACCGACTGA
- a CDS encoding FAD-dependent monooxygenase, which produces MDHPDPCPATGAETETDVCVVGAGPAGLALTLMLLRSGVRVTLIERSTALRREFHGEILQPGGQRILDELGVLGPARSRGSLALTGFQVLDRDRVLLDIDYGRLPAPYDHLLALPQPHLLAGLLDACRELPGFTHLEGHRVSALLEKRPGSPCTGVVARGPDRAPVTVRALAVVGADGRFSKTRALAGIGAGRSDSFAHDVVWFSLHAPGRATGKVRVHRAGGSAVLVQDSHPDRLRIGWTLPHGGWSRPGRGIEDIRRELAGVLPQFADLLHEQLTSLNQLTLLDVFASHAEEWTRDGLVLIGDSAHTHGPIGAQGINLALQDAAALHPVLVEALGRGAVTGAGLEPYARRRAAAAAAVHRMQRMQARAMFGADGAFARFALARTAGIVTRTPIGGKITRKVAYGTDPVAVRTDLFTAAAAHRPG; this is translated from the coding sequence ATGGACCACCCCGATCCGTGCCCCGCCACCGGCGCCGAGACCGAGACCGACGTGTGCGTCGTCGGCGCCGGGCCCGCCGGGCTGGCACTGACCCTCATGCTGCTGCGCTCCGGCGTCCGCGTGACGCTCATCGAGCGTTCCACCGCCCTGCGGCGGGAGTTTCACGGCGAGATCCTCCAGCCGGGCGGCCAGCGCATCCTCGACGAGCTCGGCGTCCTCGGACCGGCGCGGTCCCGCGGTTCGCTCGCCCTGACCGGCTTCCAGGTGCTGGACCGCGACCGGGTGCTTCTCGACATCGACTACGGGCGGCTGCCCGCCCCGTACGACCACCTGCTGGCCCTCCCGCAGCCGCACCTGCTGGCCGGACTCCTGGACGCCTGCCGGGAGCTGCCCGGCTTCACGCACCTGGAGGGCCACCGCGTGTCGGCCCTGCTGGAGAAGCGGCCCGGCAGCCCGTGCACCGGGGTCGTCGCCAGGGGCCCCGACCGGGCGCCCGTCACCGTACGCGCCCTGGCCGTGGTCGGCGCGGACGGACGGTTCTCCAAGACCCGGGCGCTGGCCGGGATCGGGGCCGGGCGCTCGGACTCCTTCGCCCACGACGTGGTGTGGTTCTCGCTGCACGCGCCCGGCCGGGCCACCGGGAAGGTCAGGGTGCACCGGGCCGGCGGCAGCGCTGTCCTGGTCCAGGACAGCCATCCCGACCGGCTGCGGATCGGCTGGACCCTGCCGCACGGCGGATGGAGCCGGCCGGGCCGCGGGATCGAGGACATCCGGCGCGAACTGGCGGGGGTGCTGCCGCAGTTCGCGGACCTGCTGCACGAGCAGCTCACCTCGCTCAACCAGCTCACCCTGCTCGACGTCTTCGCCTCGCACGCCGAGGAGTGGACGCGCGACGGCCTCGTCCTGATCGGGGACAGTGCGCACACGCACGGCCCGATCGGCGCCCAGGGCATCAACCTCGCGCTCCAGGACGCCGCCGCCCTGCATCCCGTGCTCGTGGAGGCGCTGGGCCGGGGTGCGGTCACGGGGGCGGGCCTGGAACCGTACGCCCGGCGCCGGGCGGCCGCGGCCGCGGCGGTCCACCGGATGCAGCGGATGCAGGCGCGCGCGATGTTCGGGGCGGACGGGGCGTTCGCCCGGTTCGCGCTGGCCCGCACCGCCGGGATCGTCACGCGCACCCCCATAGGGGGGAAGATCACGCGCAAGGTCGCGTACGGGACCGATCCGGTGGCCGTGCGCACCGATCTGTTCACCGCGGCGGCGGCGCACCGGCCGGGCTGA